One genomic region from Leptolyngbyaceae cyanobacterium JSC-12 encodes:
- a CDS encoding putative transcriptional regulator (IMG reference gene:2510095174), translating to MTFKPSYFKADLFKVLSNPVRIQILDALRLGEQSVGYIAEWLEIEASAVSQQLAVLRSRNLVTSRKQGNYVFYSVRDPALFKVLDAALEVFNNHLVDVRDALEQLE from the coding sequence ATGACATTCAAGCCCAGTTACTTTAAAGCCGACCTTTTCAAAGTCTTGTCGAACCCTGTGCGAATTCAAATTCTAGATGCGCTACGACTGGGAGAGCAGAGTGTCGGCTACATTGCAGAATGGCTTGAAATCGAGGCTTCGGCTGTTTCTCAGCAGTTAGCTGTGTTGCGGAGTCGCAATTTAGTCACCAGTCGCAAGCAAGGGAATTACGTGTTCTACTCTGTGCGCGATCCGGCTCTTTTCAAGGTTCTCGATGCGGCACTTGAAGTGTTTAACAATCACTTGGTTGATGTTCGTGATGCGTTGGAGCAGTTGGAATAA
- a CDS encoding putative hydrolase (metallo-beta-lactamase superfamily) (IMG reference gene:2510095175), which produces MLDVKVFDVDHGFSVIIDPHNHHAIVLDIGFNSRSGAGAWQYLLKRHYPVVDCLIVPAYVPEHLDGMPEFLEHLAESGVTIQRLIANPSLPLEQFPELQEVSSWARNPLQVTAKHHPECQRISQSIAISGVNFTFFWSSPQVCQDVRDLSLVTFLSYEDINMILPSDLKTAGWQTLLKCDEFRESLRQVNIFVASNHGREDGYCSEVFEYCKPDLVIVSNEGGHPLSPIMLERYKRHAKGAPDGVCDHNVSDHTVLTTHDNGTITVSKCLDRLRKVTSERYNSLVRAV; this is translated from the coding sequence ATGCTTGACGTTAAAGTTTTCGATGTCGATCATGGTTTCAGTGTAATAATTGATCCCCATAATCATCACGCAATTGTGCTCGATATCGGTTTCAATTCTCGAAGCGGAGCGGGGGCTTGGCAGTATCTACTCAAGCGCCACTACCCAGTCGTTGACTGCCTGATTGTGCCAGCCTATGTCCCAGAACATTTGGACGGGATGCCCGAATTCCTAGAGCACCTTGCCGAGTCAGGTGTCACGATTCAGCGTTTGATTGCCAATCCGAGCTTACCACTCGAACAATTTCCAGAACTACAGGAAGTCTCGTCGTGGGCGAGAAATCCGCTTCAGGTAACTGCCAAGCATCATCCTGAGTGTCAACGGATTAGTCAATCTATAGCCATTAGTGGTGTTAACTTTACCTTCTTTTGGAGTTCTCCACAGGTGTGCCAAGATGTGCGGGATTTAAGTCTGGTCACGTTTCTATCCTATGAAGATATCAATATGATTCTGCCGAGTGATTTAAAGACGGCAGGTTGGCAAACGTTACTGAAATGTGATGAATTTCGTGAATCGCTGCGTCAAGTTAATATTTTTGTTGCATCTAATCATGGCCGTGAGGATGGTTACTGTTCTGAAGTTTTTGAATACTGTAAACCCGATCTAGTGATTGTTTCCAATGAAGGGGGGCATCCCCTTTCGCCGATCATGCTAGAACGCTACAAGCGCCACGCCAAAGGTGCTCCTGATGGAGTTTGCGATCACAATGTTTCCGATCACACGGTACTCACCACCCACGACAATGGCACGATTACAGTTTCCAAATGTTTAGATCGCCTCAGAAAAGTGACCTCTGAGCGGTATAACTCCCTAGTTAGAGCAGTTTGA
- a CDS encoding hypothetical protein (IMG reference gene:2510095176): MNYLVRKFENQLSTPTTQAQDWCVIRQMATMQSLVIGRFSSRIEAEHYRNFMKRIYPHSFFEVIFDAPLD; this comes from the coding sequence ATGAATTATCTTGTTCGCAAGTTTGAAAATCAGCTTTCTACGCCAACAACTCAAGCACAGGATTGGTGTGTGATTCGCCAAATGGCGACAATGCAAAGTCTAGTCATCGGTCGATTTTCATCACGCATAGAAGCTGAACACTATCGCAATTTTATGAAGCGAATATACCCACATTCCTTTTTTGAAGTCATCTTTGATGCACCGCTAGACTAA
- a CDS encoding sulfate permease-like transporter, MFS superfamily (IMG reference gene:2510095177~PFAM: Sulfate transporter family; STAS domain~TIGRFAM: anti-anti-sigma factor; high affinity sulphate transporter 1), with translation MATVRERFRWQNPLAHWRGDLTGGLTAAVVALPLALAFAIASGVDPKAGLYTAIVAGCVAALFGGSPVQITGPTGAMAVILLGIVAKYGIEKVWLAGVMAGLIQITLGVAKLGRLVKFIPYPVTAGFTNGIAIIIFCGQLNNFLGLSLPRAEHFLPGLWQTVHHLSEAHWRAIAIATVVIVTKLLWAKLRTSIPGSLVGLVLATVLVAGFHLDVPTIGSIPQALPMPHGIPHWQDFGLIRELINPALALAALGSIESLLSAVVADGMTVSEKHDSDRELIGQGLANMIVPFFGGIPATGAIARTAVNIRAGGRTRLSGVIHSLALTLIVLLLAPLAAQIPLAALAGILMVTSVRMLEWEAIGLLMRATYADFAVMVLTWAVTICFDLVLAVEVGLIAAGALFIKRMSDLSMGRVPETEAFPPGIPLELGKQIAVYRVDGPMFFGAAERFVTFLRDEPEVRYLILRMRFVPVMDTTGLVALEDIYYDLKRRGCQLLLSGLQPEVKQMLERTGLLNRIGPENCFDSTDAAVKSLTSKLACELPPPLPQEKPEKVLL, from the coding sequence ATGGCGACAGTCCGTGAGCGTTTCCGGTGGCAAAATCCTTTAGCGCACTGGCGGGGCGATTTAACAGGAGGTTTGACGGCAGCGGTGGTAGCCTTGCCACTAGCGCTTGCCTTTGCGATCGCTAGTGGCGTTGATCCCAAGGCAGGACTCTACACAGCGATCGTAGCGGGCTGTGTTGCGGCCCTCTTTGGCGGCTCTCCAGTACAAATTACGGGTCCGACCGGAGCCATGGCGGTAATTCTGCTGGGCATTGTTGCCAAGTACGGCATCGAGAAGGTTTGGCTGGCCGGTGTCATGGCTGGGTTGATTCAGATTACTTTGGGTGTTGCCAAACTCGGGCGCTTGGTCAAGTTCATCCCCTACCCAGTGACGGCAGGGTTCACCAATGGAATTGCCATCATTATCTTTTGTGGTCAGTTGAATAACTTTCTCGGTCTCAGCCTGCCCCGTGCTGAGCATTTTTTGCCCGGTCTCTGGCAAACGGTGCATCACTTGTCTGAGGCTCACTGGCGAGCGATCGCGATCGCCACCGTGGTCATTGTGACGAAACTGCTGTGGGCAAAACTGCGGACTTCCATTCCCGGGTCATTAGTGGGGTTGGTACTGGCAACAGTACTGGTTGCAGGCTTCCATCTTGACGTGCCCACCATTGGCTCTATTCCCCAAGCATTGCCAATGCCCCACGGCATTCCCCACTGGCAAGATTTTGGCTTGATTCGAGAATTGATCAACCCAGCCTTAGCCTTGGCCGCCCTAGGGAGTATTGAATCACTATTGTCAGCAGTGGTGGCCGATGGCATGACCGTTAGTGAAAAGCACGATAGCGATCGCGAACTGATTGGGCAAGGTCTGGCCAATATGATCGTCCCCTTCTTTGGGGGCATTCCCGCGACCGGCGCGATCGCCCGCACCGCCGTCAATATCCGCGCTGGAGGCAGAACCCGCCTCTCTGGAGTCATTCATAGTCTGGCGCTAACGCTAATCGTGCTGCTGCTCGCTCCCTTAGCCGCCCAAATTCCCCTGGCCGCGCTGGCTGGAATTTTGATGGTGACCAGCGTACGGATGCTGGAATGGGAAGCGATCGGCTTACTGATGCGAGCAACCTATGCTGACTTCGCTGTCATGGTGCTAACTTGGGCAGTTACCATTTGCTTTGACTTGGTTCTGGCCGTTGAAGTGGGTTTGATCGCCGCTGGCGCACTGTTTATCAAACGGATGAGTGACTTGAGCATGGGCAGGGTTCCTGAAACAGAAGCCTTCCCCCCCGGCATTCCCCTAGAGTTAGGCAAGCAAATCGCCGTGTACCGGGTCGATGGCCCCATGTTTTTTGGGGCTGCTGAGCGTTTTGTGACCTTCCTGCGGGATGAACCTGAAGTCCGTTACCTGATCTTGCGGATGCGATTTGTTCCCGTTATGGATACAACAGGTTTAGTCGCTTTAGAAGACATTTACTATGACCTGAAGCGTCGGGGATGTCAACTGCTGCTCAGTGGTTTACAGCCAGAGGTCAAGCAAATGCTGGAGCGGACTGGCTTACTCAATCGGATTGGGCCAGAGAACTGTTTTGACAGTACCGATGCCGCTGTAAAATCGCTGACTTCTAAGTTAGCTTGTGAGTTACCTCCACCGTTACCTCAGGAAAAGCCTGAGAAAGTCCTGCTCTAA
- a CDS encoding hypothetical protein (IMG reference gene:2510095178) encodes MTKSIQIVHNCECPCCRQSGTVSRRFFLQSILPAALIYGATLIRPQSALADEHRATALVLSCIDFRFVGLEQSFLSNQHLDHAYDWVALAGASLALTGFPHPAEAEVFWDQLGLSKRLHDIRKVIILDHQDCGAYASLYRQPFPDLTSEQNLHAKYLNQAYEQIRQRYPDLEVELYFVKLTGEVSRVPPHQLT; translated from the coding sequence ATGACTAAATCGATTCAGATAGTCCATAATTGCGAGTGTCCCTGCTGTCGCCAGAGTGGCACCGTTTCCCGTCGTTTCTTTCTACAGAGCATACTCCCCGCTGCACTCATTTATGGTGCAACTCTAATCCGTCCTCAATCAGCCCTAGCCGACGAACATCGGGCAACAGCCTTGGTGCTGAGCTGTATTGATTTCCGCTTTGTGGGCTTGGAGCAATCTTTTTTGTCCAACCAGCATTTAGATCACGCCTATGATTGGGTTGCCTTAGCGGGAGCATCCTTGGCTCTGACTGGGTTTCCTCACCCTGCAGAAGCAGAAGTATTTTGGGATCAACTTGGTTTATCGAAACGGTTGCATGACATCCGCAAAGTAATTATTCTCGATCATCAAGACTGTGGAGCTTACGCCAGTCTGTACAGACAGCCCTTCCCTGATCTGACATCTGAGCAAAATCTCCATGCCAAATACCTGAACCAAGCCTATGAACAAATTCGCCAGCGCTACCCCGACCTAGAGGTAGAGCTTTATTTTGTTAAGCTCACAGGTGAAGTGAGTCGGGTCCCTCCTCATCAATTAACGTAA
- a CDS encoding hypothetical protein (IMG reference gene:2510095179~PFAM: Uncharacterised ACR, YggU family COG1872~TIGRFAM: TIGR00251 family protein), whose translation MFCVAIILQVKVKPNSRVSLLEQMPDGNWLARLKSPPVDGKANAELLALVAKHFRCPKSAVTIKSGQSGRTKFLVINPPTD comes from the coding sequence GTGTTTTGTGTGGCAATCATACTGCAAGTTAAAGTGAAGCCCAATTCTCGCGTGTCGTTGCTAGAGCAAATGCCAGACGGCAACTGGTTGGCACGGCTAAAATCACCACCTGTAGACGGCAAAGCCAATGCTGAACTCCTTGCCTTGGTCGCAAAACACTTTAGATGTCCCAAGTCTGCTGTGACAATTAAATCTGGGCAATCTGGTCGAACAAAGTTTCTGGTTATTAACCCTCCAACAGATTAA
- a CDS encoding hypothetical protein (IMG reference gene:2510095180), with product MVANNTATELHQESDTKAEARNEANKQEKIKVSLDSLKTPVASEAFNARVTCQRRS from the coding sequence ATGGTAGCCAACAATACTGCAACCGAACTACATCAAGAATCTGACACTAAAGCAGAAGCTCGAAACGAGGCGAACAAGCAAGAAAAGATTAAGGTATCCCTAGACAGCCTCAAAACGCCTGTTGCAAGTGAGGCTTTTAATGCTCGTGTCACCTGCCAAAGACGGAGTTAG
- a CDS encoding arylsulfatase regulator (Fe-S oxidoreductase) (IMG reference gene:2510095181~PFAM: Radical SAM superfamily~TIGRFAM: radical SAM additional 4Fe4S-binding domain) produces MLEIAAMALILIARDKDQIMTKETLYKKSDYVRVLGDDERLLIYHSLFNNPLETNNTILGMMEVFSTPTPLDKISELYEGDVEAIISSLVDLHFIVPIDQDEREVLSSLHEGFLKEVQVGEKLSRLELAISNACNFGCQHCMHFLNNEVPSRIDPAMHMSAETAKQSIDTFVAQVRKNDNNSVRVHFGNGEPLMNWATLLFALEYCGSIEDINFSYAMNTNLSLLDEKKAEVLKQYNVKISTSLDGLKDGNDAIRVDHKGRGTFDTIMSKIQLLKSIGHPIDGFTVTVTDKNFQLIDESIVDLAKEIGVKDMAMDFDLVRSTGITTESCVEKIILLRRYAHQQGLNFYGTWETPYRNLMSSSWLNTPHAFCPAMEGKTLEFNVDGSLKTCGHTNTVVGTSDKFEDCFTPNSKYSQLIESRLPGNNDFCKGCEIEGSCAGQCQVTLESSRNDSQLVEKMCQLMIATTQSLVHEYLEGR; encoded by the coding sequence ATGCTTGAAATTGCCGCTATGGCTTTGATACTCATTGCTAGGGATAAAGACCAAATCATGACTAAAGAGACGTTATACAAGAAGTCGGATTATGTGCGTGTTCTGGGTGATGATGAGCGTTTGCTAATCTATCACTCATTGTTCAACAATCCGCTCGAAACAAACAACACAATCTTAGGGATGATGGAAGTGTTTTCTACTCCAACACCCCTTGATAAGATTTCAGAGCTTTACGAGGGTGATGTAGAAGCAATCATTTCTAGCTTGGTTGATCTGCATTTTATTGTTCCTATCGATCAAGATGAGAGGGAAGTCCTTTCAAGTCTTCACGAAGGTTTCCTTAAAGAAGTACAAGTTGGAGAAAAGCTTTCAAGACTAGAGTTAGCCATCAGTAACGCCTGTAACTTTGGTTGTCAGCATTGTATGCACTTTCTGAATAACGAGGTGCCATCTCGCATAGATCCTGCTATGCACATGAGTGCTGAAACAGCTAAGCAAAGCATAGACACCTTTGTTGCTCAGGTCAGAAAAAATGATAATAATTCCGTAAGGGTTCACTTTGGCAATGGTGAGCCATTAATGAATTGGGCAACCCTTCTCTTTGCTTTGGAATATTGTGGCTCAATTGAAGATATTAATTTCTCCTATGCCATGAATACTAACTTAAGTCTTCTTGACGAGAAAAAAGCTGAAGTCTTAAAACAGTACAACGTTAAGATTTCTACATCTCTAGATGGGTTGAAAGACGGAAACGACGCTATCAGAGTAGATCATAAGGGTCGTGGTACATTTGACACCATTATGAGTAAGATTCAACTTCTTAAATCGATTGGTCATCCGATTGATGGTTTTACTGTGACGGTGACTGACAAAAATTTCCAGTTAATAGACGAAAGTATTGTTGATCTTGCAAAAGAGATCGGAGTCAAAGATATGGCTATGGATTTTGACTTGGTTCGCTCAACTGGAATTACTACAGAGTCTTGTGTCGAAAAGATTATTCTTCTGCGGCGATATGCCCATCAACAAGGTTTGAATTTTTACGGTACATGGGAGACACCATATCGAAATTTGATGTCTAGCTCTTGGCTTAATACTCCTCATGCATTTTGCCCTGCAATGGAGGGTAAGACACTTGAGTTCAATGTTGATGGAAGCTTGAAAACTTGTGGGCATACCAACACAGTTGTGGGGACATCAGACAAATTTGAAGATTGCTTTACCCCCAATAGCAAATACTCTCAACTGATAGAGAGCCGACTCCCTGGAAACAATGACTTCTGCAAAGGCTGTGAAATTGAAGGTTCTTGTGCAGGGCAGTGTCAAGTCACTTTGGAGTCCTCTAGGAATGATAGTCAATTAGTTGAAAAAATGTGCCAATTAATGATCGCAACTACACAGAGCTTGGTTCATGAGTATCTAGAAGGCAGGTAA
- a CDS encoding arabinose efflux permease family protein (IMG reference gene:2510095182~PFAM: BT1 family), whose amino-acid sequence MRKLVIFMGLFYLIQTYTNNPGITALPQSLYLKETLGLSATTIAQIGGIISVPWMIKPVWGFIVDTFPIFGFRTKSYLIICYSLASVVLLWLGSLEKYTGFILALGGVITSVCIATSDVVADRLMVTKGKALNQTSTLQSAQWTALCIGEALMFYLGGLLAKFTSLSIAFTVSAFVPLLGLLATLFFFKEDRINKDRYSPISSIKVSISTLWRAIKSRHFIAVVLFIAFLKFSPSPPLLFYFRDTLGFSEDFVGSLSAVGSIASAIGAIVFGVFSPKVSRRSLLNLIIGLSALSTFCFTFIYNPISAVLIQSVSSFFSMIAFIGVLEISARASPEGAEGTSFALLASISNLTLSFGEIFGGWLYDFKIPFALLTAISAAFTALCWFLIPILKLDKN is encoded by the coding sequence ATGAGAAAGTTAGTTATTTTCATGGGGTTGTTCTATCTAATTCAGACATATACCAACAACCCAGGAATAACTGCTTTACCCCAATCTCTCTATCTCAAGGAAACCCTTGGTCTATCAGCAACGACAATAGCCCAAATTGGTGGCATTATCTCGGTGCCTTGGATGATAAAACCTGTCTGGGGTTTCATCGTTGACACCTTTCCTATTTTTGGTTTTCGTACCAAAAGTTATCTGATAATTTGTTATTCTCTAGCTTCAGTAGTACTTCTATGGCTTGGCAGTTTAGAGAAATACACGGGCTTTATTCTAGCTCTCGGAGGAGTAATAACCTCTGTCTGTATTGCAACTTCAGATGTTGTAGCAGATAGGCTGATGGTGACGAAGGGAAAAGCCCTCAATCAAACATCTACCCTACAGTCTGCTCAGTGGACTGCGCTTTGCATCGGTGAAGCATTGATGTTTTACTTGGGAGGCTTACTTGCAAAGTTTACCAGTTTATCGATAGCTTTTACTGTGAGCGCATTTGTCCCCCTACTTGGCTTATTAGCAACTCTATTTTTCTTTAAAGAAGATCGTATAAACAAAGATCGATATTCTCCCATTTCTTCCATTAAAGTGAGCATTTCAACCCTATGGAGAGCTATTAAATCTCGTCATTTCATAGCGGTGGTTTTGTTCATTGCTTTTCTTAAATTTAGTCCTTCACCACCACTTTTGTTCTACTTTCGTGACACGTTAGGCTTCTCGGAAGACTTTGTTGGCTCTTTGAGTGCTGTAGGTTCAATAGCTTCAGCTATTGGTGCAATTGTGTTTGGTGTATTCTCTCCGAAAGTTTCAAGGCGAAGTCTACTCAATTTGATTATAGGGTTGAGTGCATTATCAACGTTTTGCTTTACGTTCATATACAATCCCATAAGTGCTGTTTTAATTCAGAGTGTGAGTAGTTTCTTTAGCATGATTGCATTCATTGGGGTGTTAGAAATATCGGCGCGAGCTTCTCCAGAGGGAGCCGAAGGTACGTCATTTGCATTACTCGCTTCAATTTCTAATTTAACGCTTTCTTTTGGAGAGATTTTCGGAGGTTGGCTGTATGACTTCAAGATTCCATTTGCTTTACTGACTGCTATCAGTGCTGCTTTTACTGCTTTATGCTGGTTTCTTATACCAATCTTGAAGCTTGATAAAAACTAG
- a CDS encoding hypothetical protein (IMG reference gene:2510095183~PFAM: PIN domain): MRLLLDTQCWLWWFAQPEKLSENVIEQIANESNEVWFSVASVWEMGIKVSIGKLPLPEPIDDYVSTRMTQLGARSLEITASHALRVAALPLHHRDPFDRMLIAQAQVEDMTLVNADSTFNQYEVSLLWAASS, translated from the coding sequence GTGAGACTTTTACTAGATACACAATGTTGGCTATGGTGGTTTGCTCAACCAGAAAAGTTAAGTGAGAATGTGATTGAACAAATTGCGAACGAAAGTAATGAAGTGTGGTTTTCTGTTGCCAGTGTTTGGGAGATGGGAATTAAGGTTTCAATCGGTAAGCTGCCACTGCCAGAACCAATAGATGATTATGTCTCTACTCGAATGACTCAACTAGGAGCTAGATCGTTAGAGATCACTGCTTCTCATGCTTTGCGGGTGGCTGCATTGCCTTTACATCATCGTGATCCTTTTGACCGAATGCTGATTGCACAAGCTCAGGTAGAAGATATGACACTTGTGAATGCGGATTCAACATTTAATCAATATGAAGTCTCTTTGCTCTGGGCAGCTAGTTCCTAG
- a CDS encoding prevent-host-death family protein (IMG reference gene:2510095184~TIGRFAM: prevent-host-death family protein), which yields METVNIHQAKTNLSRLLSRVELGEEIVISNRGIPIAKLVPFRTSLDRQSSLGQDRGKFIVPDDFNAPLPEDILVAFEGGTE from the coding sequence ATGGAAACTGTAAATATCCATCAGGCTAAGACCAACCTCTCTCGGCTATTGTCCCGTGTGGAACTCGGAGAGGAAATCGTTATTTCAAACCGAGGTATTCCAATTGCTAAGCTTGTTCCGTTTCGGACATCCTTAGATCGACAGTCTAGCTTGGGACAAGATCGGGGAAAATTTATTGTGCCAGACGACTTTAATGCTCCTCTGCCAGAAGATATTTTGGTTGCATTTGAGGGCGGTACAGAGTGA
- a CDS encoding dsRNA-specific ribonuclease (IMG reference gene:2510095185~PFAM: RNase3 domain), producing MKSEEILTVEQRLNYTFKDKKLLIRALTRKAFAQEQKQQGKSCEDQEVYRILGDAVLKAILVEMLIQQGYDSRESITNKKSDLEKRENLGKMFEGMGIAPFIRFGIGERKQGISSQSSVLGETFEALVAAVHIDARDYEKTKKFVVDLFNKPVLESSKNRASEQSSGLDEISKIWMLTRACDNCFQVDVCATMRMCYFDITGDD from the coding sequence ATGAAATCCGAAGAAATTTTAACGGTTGAGCAACGGTTGAACTACACCTTTAAAGACAAGAAGCTGCTCATTCGAGCACTAACTCGTAAGGCATTTGCACAGGAACAAAAGCAGCAAGGGAAAAGCTGTGAGGATCAAGAAGTTTATCGAATTCTTGGCGACGCAGTTCTAAAGGCGATTTTGGTTGAGATGCTTATTCAGCAAGGTTATGATAGCCGCGAGTCTATCACTAACAAAAAGAGCGACCTAGAAAAACGGGAAAATTTGGGGAAGATGTTTGAAGGAATGGGCATTGCGCCATTTATTCGCTTTGGAATCGGAGAGAGAAAACAAGGAATTTCTAGTCAGTCATCAGTTTTAGGAGAAACATTTGAGGCGTTGGTTGCAGCAGTTCATATTGATGCTAGAGACTACGAAAAAACGAAGAAATTTGTTGTCGATCTTTTTAATAAGCCAGTGCTAGAGAGTTCCAAGAATCGAGCATCTGAGCAAAGCTCAGGTCTTGATGAAATCAGTAAGATTTGGATGCTGACTAGGGCCTGTGATAACTGTTTTCAGGTTGATGTGTGTGCCACCATGAGAATGTGTTACTTCGATATAACTGGTGACGATTAG
- a CDS encoding hypothetical protein (IMG reference gene:2510095186~PFAM: Protein of unknown function (DUF820)) encodes MALAIDQLTQQKPLSFDEFLAQYGGDNRYELIDGEVFDLEPTGQHEEVAAFVTTKICVQIERTGLPWFVLQRGLLRPSNAGMTAFRPDVAVVDRDELIKEPFWSEQSILTLGSSIKFVTEVVSSNWQNDYARKVEDYAALGISEYWIADYAGLGGTRHIGKPKQPTLSICTLVDGEYEIHQLRGSEIIVSPTFPELRLTAEEVLRANR; translated from the coding sequence ATGGCTCTTGCGATCGACCAGCTAACACAACAAAAGCCGCTTAGCTTCGACGAGTTCCTTGCCCAGTATGGTGGCGATAACCGCTATGAGTTGATTGATGGAGAGGTGTTCGACTTGGAACCCACAGGTCAGCATGAGGAAGTTGCCGCCTTCGTAACCACAAAAATTTGTGTCCAAATTGAGAGAACAGGTTTACCTTGGTTCGTGCTTCAACGAGGACTATTGCGTCCTTCCAATGCGGGTATGACAGCGTTTCGACCTGATGTTGCAGTTGTTGATCGAGATGAATTGATTAAAGAACCGTTTTGGTCTGAGCAGTCAATTCTGACTTTAGGCAGTTCGATTAAATTTGTGACAGAAGTTGTGAGTAGCAACTGGCAAAATGATTATGCTCGCAAGGTTGAAGACTATGCAGCTTTGGGCATCTCAGAGTATTGGATTGCAGACTACGCGGGGTTAGGGGGGACTCGACACATTGGGAAGCCCAAACAGCCGACCCTTTCCATTTGCACGCTAGTAGATGGAGAGTATGAAATTCATCAGCTTCGAGGCAGTGAGATTATCGTCTCTCCAACTTTCCCAGAGTTGAGACTAACTGCTGAAGAAGTTTTGAGGGCTAATAGGTAA